From Aerosticca soli, a single genomic window includes:
- a CDS encoding peptidase domain-containing ABC transporter, with the protein MADGAQSSSTAASAGIHTRLQFGWSRRLPMLLQTEAAECGLACLAMVANYHGHDMDLASLRRRFVASLKGVTLARLMEMAGKLGFVCRPLKLDLDDLAQLRTPCVLHWDLNHFVVLKRVARRGIVIHDPAGGVRKLGMREVSDHFTGVALELSPAADFAPVRERQAVSLRALTGKVQGLAPALAQILMLALALEVFALAAPFYLQWVLDQVLVSADRDLLTLLGLGFGALAILSALVTAARSWAVTWLGATLNVQWAGNLFGHLMRLPLDWFEKRHVGDVVSRFGSIQTIQKTLTTQFVGSLLDGLMSLVTLVVMAFYSAWLTLVVLGLFLAYGLARWLWFGPLRRASEEQIVYAARQQSELLESIRGAMPVKLANKQDERLARYANATVAATNRDIGVQRLTIAFALGNQLMFGLGRVALIWIAAALALRNEFSAGMLVAFIAYADQFTSRAAGLVDKWTDFRMLRLHAERVADVALTAPEPRAETAWTGPAPEASVELRNVSFRYAEGEPWILRHCNLRIEAGESVAITGPSGCGKTTLAKIVLGLLEPTEGEVLFGGIDIRKLGLDTYRQWASAVMQDDQLFAGSIADNVSFFDPEASMERIVAAAQMAAIHEDIVRMPMGYQSLVGDMGSSLSGGQKQRVILARALYRQPKLLVLDEATSHLDVERERLISTTIQHLALTRIIIAHRLETMASADRMLALVDTQAKVCQTVDVAIGKAEAGAADISGVQKE; encoded by the coding sequence ATGGCTGACGGTGCGCAGTCCAGCTCGACGGCCGCCAGCGCGGGTATACATACCCGTCTGCAATTCGGCTGGTCGCGCCGCTTGCCGATGCTGTTGCAGACGGAAGCGGCCGAATGCGGCCTGGCCTGCCTGGCGATGGTGGCGAACTACCACGGCCACGACATGGACCTGGCCAGCTTGCGCCGGCGCTTCGTCGCTTCGCTCAAGGGCGTGACCCTGGCCCGGCTGATGGAGATGGCCGGAAAGCTCGGTTTCGTTTGTCGCCCGCTGAAGCTGGATCTCGACGATCTGGCGCAGTTGCGCACCCCCTGCGTGCTGCATTGGGACCTCAACCATTTCGTCGTACTCAAGCGCGTCGCGCGTCGCGGCATCGTTATCCACGATCCGGCGGGCGGAGTCCGCAAGTTGGGCATGCGCGAGGTGTCCGATCATTTCACCGGCGTAGCGCTGGAACTGTCGCCAGCCGCCGACTTCGCGCCGGTGCGCGAACGGCAGGCGGTCTCGCTGCGTGCGCTCACAGGCAAGGTGCAGGGCCTGGCGCCCGCGCTGGCGCAGATCCTGATGTTGGCGCTGGCGCTGGAAGTTTTCGCATTGGCCGCGCCGTTCTACCTTCAATGGGTACTGGACCAGGTGCTGGTCTCGGCCGACCGCGACCTGCTTACTTTGCTGGGTCTGGGTTTTGGCGCGCTGGCGATCCTGTCGGCGCTGGTCACCGCCGCGCGTTCGTGGGCGGTGACCTGGCTGGGCGCCACGCTCAACGTGCAATGGGCCGGCAACCTGTTCGGCCACCTGATGCGGCTGCCGCTGGACTGGTTCGAGAAGCGCCACGTGGGCGACGTGGTGTCGCGCTTCGGCTCCATCCAGACCATCCAGAAAACCCTGACCACGCAGTTCGTCGGTTCCCTGCTGGACGGGTTGATGTCGCTGGTCACGCTGGTGGTGATGGCTTTCTACAGCGCATGGCTGACGCTAGTGGTGCTGGGGCTGTTCCTGGCCTATGGCTTGGCACGCTGGTTGTGGTTCGGGCCACTGCGTCGGGCCAGCGAGGAACAGATCGTCTATGCCGCGCGTCAGCAGAGCGAATTGCTGGAATCTATCCGCGGTGCCATGCCCGTCAAACTGGCCAACAAGCAGGACGAGCGGCTGGCGCGCTATGCCAACGCTACTGTCGCCGCCACCAACCGCGATATCGGCGTCCAGCGGCTCACCATCGCCTTCGCGTTGGGCAACCAGTTGATGTTCGGGCTGGGGCGGGTGGCGTTGATCTGGATTGCCGCCGCGTTGGCGCTCAGGAACGAGTTCTCGGCCGGCATGCTGGTGGCGTTCATCGCCTACGCGGACCAGTTCACCAGCCGGGCAGCGGGGTTGGTCGACAAGTGGACGGACTTCCGCATGCTGCGGCTGCATGCCGAACGGGTGGCGGACGTTGCCCTGACTGCACCGGAGCCGCGGGCCGAGACCGCCTGGACGGGCCCCGCTCCCGAGGCCAGCGTGGAACTGCGCAACGTCAGCTTCCGCTATGCCGAGGGTGAGCCGTGGATCCTGAGGCACTGCAACCTGCGCATCGAAGCGGGCGAGTCGGTGGCGATCACCGGTCCCAGCGGCTGCGGCAAGACCACCTTGGCGAAGATCGTGCTTGGTCTGCTCGAGCCTACCGAAGGCGAAGTACTGTTCGGCGGCATAGACATCCGCAAGCTAGGCCTGGACACCTATCGCCAGTGGGCCAGCGCGGTGATGCAGGACGATCAGCTCTTCGCCGGCTCCATCGCCGACAACGTCAGCTTCTTCGATCCGGAGGCATCGATGGAGCGGATCGTGGCGGCGGCGCAGATGGCGGCGATTCACGAGGACATCGTGCGGATGCCGATGGGTTACCAGAGCCTGGTGGGCGACATGGGTTCCAGCCTGTCTGGCGGACAGAAGCAGCGGGTGATTCTGGCGCGGGCGCTGTATCGGCAACCGAAGCTGCTGGTCCTTGACGAGGCGACCAGTCATCTGGATGTGGAGCGTGAGCGATTGATAAGTACCACCATACAGCATTTAGCGCTTACGCGAATCATTATTGCGCATCGGCTGGAAACGATGGCCAGCGCGGACAGAATGCTTGCCCTAGTTGATACGCAAGCCAAAGTTTGCCAAACCGTAGATGTGGCGATTGGCAAAGCTGAAGCCGGAGCGGCGGATATATCCGGCGTACAAAAGGAGTGA
- a CDS encoding HlyD family efflux transporter periplasmic adaptor subunit: protein MSGTLFRKEVVEVRRGEWLGSIVMAAPLSRWLLTALALSVATALLLFLFLGSYTRRETVAGQLVPSAGLLNVAAPTAGTVVRLRVRDGQPVKAGEALLELAGDQDSAALGSTHALVGQQLEIQRTRLASDLDEQQVLVKQQAAALKAKIGLLSAQLDQIAGQLDFQQQQVTSNRQLLERIEPLSAKGYVSILQVQQQRTALLDAQTQYKALVRQQLDTRQQLEAARQALSQLPLEAAAKRNETERQLASVLQSMAQNEMARAVVLRAPRDGVVSAVLFKEGQMVSAGQPLLSLLPAGATLQAQLLVPSRAIGFIAPGNRVVLRYQAFPYQKFGQQYGRVDDVSRSALAPSEVAALVGEQAKEPLYRVQVALDSQRVMAYGKAEPVKPGMAVEADILMERRRLIEWVFEPLYGIGHRLGGQAHG from the coding sequence ATGTCGGGGACGTTGTTTCGCAAGGAAGTCGTGGAGGTCCGGCGCGGGGAATGGCTGGGCTCCATCGTGATGGCGGCGCCGTTGTCGCGCTGGCTGCTCACGGCCTTGGCGCTGTCGGTCGCCACGGCGTTGCTGCTATTTCTTTTTCTCGGTTCCTATACCCGCCGCGAGACGGTGGCCGGTCAGCTGGTACCCAGCGCAGGCTTGTTGAACGTTGCCGCGCCCACTGCCGGTACCGTAGTGCGGCTGCGCGTGCGCGACGGCCAGCCCGTCAAGGCAGGGGAGGCCCTGCTCGAGCTTGCCGGCGATCAGGACAGCGCGGCGCTCGGCAGCACGCACGCCTTGGTGGGCCAGCAGCTCGAAATCCAGCGCACGCGGCTGGCCTCGGACCTGGACGAGCAGCAGGTATTGGTCAAGCAGCAGGCAGCGGCGCTCAAGGCCAAGATCGGGCTGTTGAGCGCCCAGCTCGACCAGATCGCCGGCCAGCTGGATTTTCAGCAACAGCAGGTCACCAGCAACCGGCAATTGCTGGAACGCATCGAACCGCTGTCCGCCAAGGGCTACGTATCGATCTTGCAGGTGCAACAGCAGCGCACGGCGCTGCTCGACGCGCAGACGCAGTACAAGGCTCTCGTCCGTCAGCAGTTGGATACGCGGCAGCAACTGGAGGCCGCTCGCCAGGCACTCTCGCAATTGCCGCTGGAAGCGGCGGCCAAGCGCAACGAGACCGAACGGCAATTGGCGTCCGTCCTCCAGTCCATGGCGCAGAACGAGATGGCGCGAGCGGTGGTGCTGCGCGCGCCGCGCGACGGGGTGGTGTCGGCCGTGCTGTTCAAGGAAGGGCAGATGGTGAGCGCCGGGCAGCCGCTGCTTTCGCTGCTGCCGGCCGGCGCGACCTTGCAGGCGCAGCTATTGGTGCCCAGCCGGGCGATCGGTTTCATCGCCCCGGGCAACCGGGTAGTGCTGCGCTACCAGGCATTTCCCTATCAAAAGTTCGGGCAGCAGTACGGGCGCGTGGACGACGTCTCGCGCAGCGCCCTGGCGCCCTCGGAAGTGGCGGCCCTGGTCGGCGAGCAGGCAAAGGAGCCGCTGTACCGGGTCCAGGTAGCGCTGGACAGCCAGCGCGTCATGGCCTACGGCAAGGCCGAGCCGGTCAAGCCGGGCATGGCAGTGGAGGCGGACATTCTGATGGAACGGCGGCGCCTGATCGAATGGGTGTTCGAGCCGCTGTACGGCATCGGCCACCGGTTGGGAGGGCAGGCGCATGGCTGA
- a CDS encoding helix-turn-helix transcriptional regulator has protein sequence MPTTASTITRSPVDAINGLSPGDRRVLNENELAQRWGLSPKTLQRWRSEGRGPRYLKLSKRVSYPLESVIEFERGALHDSTSERAAR, from the coding sequence ATGCCGACAACGGCAAGCACCATCACCCGGTCGCCGGTCGATGCGATCAACGGTCTGTCTCCCGGCGATCGTCGGGTCCTCAACGAGAACGAGCTCGCGCAGCGCTGGGGCCTGAGCCCCAAGACCCTGCAGCGCTGGCGCAGCGAAGGGCGTGGCCCGCGCTACCTGAAGCTGTCCAAGCGCGTCAGCTACCCCCTGGAGTCGGTCATCGAGTTCGAGCGTGGTGCCCTGCACGACTCGACCTCCGAGCGCGCGGCGCGCTGA
- a CDS encoding ATP-binding protein, with product MPLPIVTANERLVEKRCAKVALVGAPGVGKTSQIRTLDAERTLLVDTEAGDLSILDWGGDTLRPRTWPEFKDLVVFLAGPSPSATPEQAFSQAHFDHVCQKYGDPAQLAKYDTYFVDSLTVLSRMCLAWCKTQPAAFSEKTGKPDTRGAYGLLGTEMIGALTHLQHVRDKHVIYVCILEEKLDDFNRRIYQLQLEGAKTSAELPGVLDEVITLAILKADDGTPYRAFVTGADNPWGFPSKDRSGRLAPIEEPHLGKLIAKCLGRTAAAHASALSHSTDLNASKE from the coding sequence ATGCCATTGCCTATCGTGACGGCCAACGAAAGACTCGTCGAAAAACGCTGCGCCAAGGTCGCCCTCGTCGGTGCGCCCGGGGTGGGCAAGACCTCCCAGATCCGCACGCTCGATGCCGAACGCACCTTACTGGTGGACACCGAGGCCGGCGATCTGTCCATCCTCGACTGGGGCGGTGACACCCTGCGCCCGCGCACCTGGCCGGAGTTCAAGGACCTGGTGGTGTTCCTGGCAGGACCCAGCCCGAGCGCCACACCCGAGCAGGCCTTCTCGCAGGCCCACTTTGATCACGTCTGCCAGAAGTACGGCGACCCGGCGCAGCTGGCCAAGTACGACACCTACTTCGTCGATTCCTTGACCGTGCTCTCGCGGATGTGCCTGGCCTGGTGCAAGACCCAGCCGGCCGCATTCTCCGAGAAGACCGGCAAGCCCGACACCCGGGGCGCTTATGGCTTGCTCGGCACCGAGATGATCGGCGCCCTCACGCACCTGCAGCACGTGAGGGACAAGCACGTCATCTACGTCTGCATCCTGGAAGAGAAGCTGGACGATTTCAACCGCCGCATCTACCAGCTGCAGCTCGAAGGCGCCAAGACCTCGGCCGAGCTGCCTGGTGTGCTCGATGAAGTCATCACGCTGGCCATCTTGAAGGCCGACGACGGCACGCCATACCGCGCGTTCGTCACCGGCGCGGACAACCCCTGGGGCTTCCCGAGCAAGGACCGCTCGGGACGGCTTGCCCCCATCGAAGAACCCCACCTCGGAAAGCTCATTGCCAAGTGCCTCGGCCGCACTGCCGCAGCACACGCCAGCGCTTTGTCGCATTCAACCGACCTCAACGCATCCAAGGAGTGA
- a CDS encoding DUF6511 domain-containing protein, giving the protein MKCWVCKRQARGYGHSDLRHPVGDARRYPIDWVFCSRRCQQAFHALYGQWLRVQEGRTSKTEVAMIDPSDVELAAMRKCLKAFGAAAESIGFDKPLGEYSEAEALQVIDAIVTCYTDAMVEHHEATKYPPVRGLKRPVSDPFADLEDDLPWEEPKAQAQTARTAAPKEARR; this is encoded by the coding sequence GTGAAGTGCTGGGTCTGCAAACGACAGGCGCGCGGCTACGGCCACTCGGACCTTCGGCATCCGGTGGGCGATGCCCGGCGCTATCCGATCGACTGGGTGTTCTGCTCGCGGCGTTGCCAGCAGGCGTTTCACGCGCTCTACGGCCAGTGGCTGCGCGTGCAGGAAGGACGCACGTCCAAAACGGAGGTGGCCATGATCGATCCGTCTGACGTCGAACTGGCCGCGATGAGGAAGTGCCTCAAGGCCTTCGGCGCGGCGGCAGAAAGCATCGGCTTCGACAAGCCGCTGGGCGAGTATTCCGAGGCCGAGGCGCTCCAGGTGATCGACGCCATCGTCACCTGCTACACGGACGCGATGGTCGAGCACCACGAGGCGACCAAGTACCCGCCGGTGCGCGGGCTGAAGCGCCCGGTGTCCGATCCCTTCGCCGATCTGGAAGACGACCTGCCGTGGGAGGAGCCGAAGGCTCAAGCGCAGACGGCACGCACGGCAGCACCCAAGGAGGCGCGGCGATGA
- a CDS encoding helix-turn-helix domain-containing protein yields the protein MNETPLHPVLGERLIDAREAALALNLPHYWLTHAKERRRLRLPHYRVGKLLRFKLSELMAWMEERQALLTADAVHEEEADAGLQ from the coding sequence ATGAACGAGACACCACTGCACCCGGTGCTCGGGGAGCGCCTGATCGACGCACGCGAGGCGGCACTGGCGCTCAATCTGCCGCACTACTGGCTCACGCACGCGAAGGAGCGCCGGCGTCTGCGCCTGCCGCACTACCGGGTGGGCAAGCTGCTGCGTTTCAAGCTCTCCGAACTGATGGCGTGGATGGAGGAACGTCAAGCCCTGCTCACGGCCGACGCAGTGCACGAGGAGGAGGCGGATGCTGGACTTCAATGA
- a CDS encoding phage/plasmid primase, P4 family, whose protein sequence is MLDFNDTAPVPEIPASERREALRAALLARLEAVLFSLFPAGRTRRGKFVIGDVLGSPGDSLEVVLDGDKAGLWTDRATGDGGDVFHLIGAHFGVDVQGDFARILDLAEDLVGRAPTAPAPKRRKETPVDDLGPATAKWDYLDAQGRLLAVVYRYDPPGRKKEFRPWDARRRKMAPPEPRPLYNQPGIQDAAQVVLVEGEKCAQALIEIGIVATTAMHGANAPVDKTDWTPLAGKAVLIWPDRDKPGWEYAVQAAQAILSAGAKTCHILYPPEEAAEGWDAADAVAEGFDVAAFLAHGPRVQVHDIADPGEPVIGADESVWGTEDALALAFTRRYHRDWRYVAAWGRWLVWDGRRWRNEETLAATDLIRGVCRHAALQADNPKLAAKLATSGTVGGVERLARADRRHAATTAEWDADPWLLNTPGGVVDLRTGRMRAHDRADRMTKITTATPRGDCPRWRTFMADVTGGDTALQSYLQRMAGYALTGSTQEHALFFLYGTGANGKSVFVNTLATILGDYAANAPMDTFMETRTDRHPTDMASLRGARFVASIETEQGRRWAESKVKSLTGGDKISARFMRQDFFEFWPQFKLFVAGNHKPAIRNIDEAMKRRLHLIPFTITVPPERRDKHLQQKLLAERDGILAWALEGCLAWQRLGRLDPPPQVVAATEEYFEAEDALGRWLEERCVREANAKSLTAELFTDWKQWAEAAGEFVGSQRRFSDLLITRGVEKWRNAAGIRGFRGVGLKHPMQPAYTPYADD, encoded by the coding sequence ATGCTGGACTTCAATGACACCGCGCCCGTGCCCGAGATCCCGGCGTCCGAGCGCCGCGAGGCCCTGCGCGCCGCGCTGCTCGCGAGGCTGGAAGCGGTGCTGTTCTCGCTGTTCCCCGCCGGTCGGACGCGCCGCGGCAAGTTCGTCATCGGCGACGTGCTCGGCAGCCCGGGCGACAGCCTGGAGGTCGTGCTCGACGGCGACAAGGCGGGGCTCTGGACCGACCGTGCCACCGGCGACGGCGGCGATGTGTTCCACCTGATCGGCGCTCACTTCGGCGTGGACGTGCAGGGCGACTTCGCCCGCATCCTCGACCTGGCCGAGGACCTCGTCGGCCGTGCCCCCACGGCCCCGGCGCCCAAGCGCCGCAAGGAGACTCCGGTCGACGACCTGGGTCCCGCCACCGCCAAGTGGGACTACCTCGACGCTCAGGGGCGGCTGCTCGCCGTCGTCTACCGCTACGACCCGCCCGGGCGCAAGAAGGAGTTCCGGCCCTGGGACGCGCGCCGCCGCAAGATGGCTCCGCCCGAGCCGCGGCCGCTGTACAACCAGCCGGGGATCCAGGACGCCGCCCAGGTCGTGCTGGTCGAGGGCGAGAAATGCGCCCAGGCCTTGATCGAGATCGGGATCGTGGCCACCACCGCGATGCACGGGGCCAACGCCCCGGTGGACAAGACCGACTGGACGCCGCTGGCTGGCAAGGCCGTGCTGATCTGGCCCGACCGCGACAAGCCGGGCTGGGAGTACGCCGTGCAGGCGGCCCAGGCGATTCTGTCGGCGGGCGCGAAGACCTGCCACATCCTCTACCCACCCGAGGAAGCCGCCGAGGGCTGGGATGCGGCCGATGCCGTGGCCGAGGGCTTCGACGTCGCGGCCTTCCTCGCCCACGGTCCGCGTGTGCAGGTGCATGACATCGCGGACCCCGGCGAGCCGGTGATCGGCGCGGATGAATCGGTGTGGGGCACCGAAGATGCCCTGGCGCTGGCCTTCACCCGGCGCTACCACCGCGACTGGCGCTACGTGGCGGCCTGGGGCCGCTGGTTGGTGTGGGACGGTCGGCGCTGGCGCAACGAGGAGACGCTGGCGGCCACCGACTTGATCCGCGGTGTCTGCCGACACGCGGCCCTCCAGGCCGACAACCCGAAGCTGGCGGCCAAGCTGGCCACCTCCGGCACCGTCGGCGGCGTCGAACGCCTGGCTCGCGCAGACCGACGTCATGCCGCGACCACCGCCGAGTGGGACGCCGATCCCTGGCTGCTCAACACCCCAGGCGGTGTGGTCGACCTCCGAACGGGCCGCATGCGCGCGCACGACCGCGCCGACCGCATGACCAAGATCACGACTGCCACGCCTCGCGGCGACTGCCCCCGCTGGCGGACGTTCATGGCCGACGTCACCGGCGGCGATACGGCGCTGCAGAGCTATCTGCAGCGCATGGCGGGCTATGCGCTGACCGGCTCCACCCAGGAGCATGCGCTGTTCTTCCTCTACGGCACCGGCGCGAACGGCAAGTCGGTGTTCGTCAACACCCTGGCCACGATCCTGGGCGACTACGCCGCCAACGCGCCAATGGACACCTTCATGGAGACGCGTACCGACCGCCATCCGACCGACATGGCCAGTCTGCGTGGGGCGCGCTTCGTGGCCTCCATCGAGACCGAGCAAGGGCGGCGCTGGGCCGAATCCAAGGTCAAGAGCCTCACGGGCGGCGACAAGATCTCCGCGCGGTTCATGCGGCAGGACTTCTTCGAGTTCTGGCCGCAGTTCAAGCTTTTCGTCGCCGGCAACCACAAGCCCGCCATCCGCAACATCGACGAGGCGATGAAGCGGCGGCTGCACCTGATCCCCTTCACGATCACCGTGCCGCCCGAGCGGCGCGACAAACACCTGCAGCAGAAGTTGCTGGCCGAGCGGGACGGCATCCTGGCCTGGGCGCTGGAAGGGTGCCTGGCCTGGCAGCGCCTGGGCCGGCTCGATCCGCCGCCGCAGGTCGTGGCCGCCACCGAGGAGTACTTCGAAGCCGAGGACGCGCTGGGCCGCTGGCTGGAGGAGCGCTGCGTGCGCGAGGCCAATGCCAAGTCGCTGACGGCCGAACTGTTCACCGACTGGAAGCAGTGGGCGGAGGCCGCCGGCGAGTTCGTCGGCTCACAGCGCCGCTTCTCCGACCTCTTGATCACCCGCGGCGTCGAGAAATGGCGCAACGCCGCCGGCATCCGGGGCTTCCGTGGCGTGGGTCTCAAGCACCCGATGCAGCCCGCCTACACCCCCTATGCCGACGACTGA
- a CDS encoding crossover junction endodeoxyribonuclease RuvC, with translation MHTTLLALDLGTTTGWALRDRTGRITSGTEAFKPRRFEGGGMRFLRFKHWLTELKAHADGIDALVFEEVRRHVSTDAAHVYGGFLATLTAWCEHHGIPYQGVPVGTIKKHATGSGRAGKDAVMAAVRARGHAPADDDEADALALLHWALPLHDAAQED, from the coding sequence ATGCACACCACCCTGCTTGCCCTCGACCTGGGCACCACCACCGGCTGGGCGCTGCGCGACCGCACGGGCCGAATCACCAGCGGCACCGAAGCCTTCAAGCCCCGACGCTTCGAAGGCGGCGGCATGCGTTTCCTGCGCTTCAAGCACTGGCTCACCGAACTGAAGGCCCACGCCGACGGGATCGACGCGCTGGTCTTCGAGGAAGTGCGCCGCCACGTCTCGACCGACGCGGCGCACGTCTACGGCGGCTTCCTCGCCACGCTCACGGCCTGGTGCGAGCACCACGGCATTCCCTACCAGGGCGTGCCGGTGGGCACGATCAAGAAGCACGCCACCGGCTCTGGCCGCGCCGGCAAGGACGCGGTGATGGCGGCCGTGCGTGCGCGGGGCCACGCCCCGGCGGACGACGACGAGGCCGACGCCCTGGCGCTGCTGCACTGGGCCCTCCCGCTCCACGACGCGGCGCAGGAGGACTGA